The following is a genomic window from Geobacillus subterraneus.
TACGAGCGACATTGCCAACATCGAGGCGCACATTCGCCCGAATACGAAAGCCATTTACATTGAAACGCCGACCAATCCGCTTTTGAAAATTACTGACCTGCAAGCAGCGGCCGCCATCGCCCGTGCGCACGGGCTGCGATTGATCGTCGATAACACGTTTTCGACACCGTACTTTCAAACGCCGCTTGAGCTTGGCGCTGATATCGTGATCCATAGCGCGACGAAATATTTAGGCGGCCACAGCGACGTTGTCGCCGGCTTGGCGGTCGTCCGCACCGCCGAACTCGCTGAGCGGCTTCATTACGTGCAAAATGCAACGGGCGGCATCCTTGGGCCGCAAGACTCGTGGCTGCTCATGCGCGGGATCAAAACGCTTGGCGTGCGGATGGAAGAGCATGAACAAAACGCGCGGGCGATTGCTGCCTTTTTGGCCGAGCATCAGGCGGTGACGCGCGTGTATTACCCCGGGCTTCCGGAGCATCCGAACCATGAGCTGGCGAAAAAACAAATGCGCGGATTCGGCGGCATGATTTCGTTTGATGTCGGCAGCCTTGAACGCGCCGAAACGGTGCTGTCGCGCGTTCGCTTCTTTACGCTCGCCGAAAGTTTAGGAGCGGTCGAAAGCTTAATTTCGCTGCCGGGGAAAATGACACATGCGTCGATCCCGAAAGAGCGGCGCGAACAGCTTGGCATTACCGATGGGCTCATCCGTTTATCGATCGGCCTTGAAGACGTCAACGATTTGCTTGACGATTTGGCGCAAGCGCTTGGCTGAAATTGCCGCTCCTCCTTTTCCGCCCTTTATGGTACAGTGGGGGCGAGAGGAGGGACCGGCAGTGACTGAACGACAACGGAACGAGCTGCGCGCGAAGGCGGGCGACTTCAAGACATACAGCCTTGTTTTGTTCGCGCTCGGTGCGTTTTTCTATTTAGGTACGATCATCCCGGGAGCGCTTGAGACAGCGAAAAAACCGTTCGCTTTGCTGGCCGTTTCCGGCTGTTTGGCGGCGGCGTTGTACTGCTCGCGCCGCGCCGCCCGTTATGCTTGTCAGCTTGAAGAAGAAGAGAACCCGTTCGAACCGTAAACCGCCTTTTTGCCGAAAGGCGGTTTTTTATTGCCGATGTCGGCGTTTAGAGGGAATCAGGCTTTTTGCTTATTTTGTAAAAAATTGTTTACAATAGAATGAATTTTGGATATAATTACCTTTGCAACGTTATTTCCGAAGGGAGGTCGAAGACAATGACAATGATGATGTGGGCAACATCGCTGCATGTTTTCAATCAAAAGGCTATTCGACCTTCCGCCGACCGGGAATGAACGTACACCGATCACGAACAGCAGCAATCGGGCCGCAGAAGGGGGTAGTCTCGCTTTCTGCGGCCTTTTTGTACGCTTAGCCGCAGAAGCGCCTGTCTTCTGCGGCTTTTTGCATAGAAAGGAGGTGAGCGGGCATGACGATTCATTTGTTTTTTATCACAATCACGATTGAACGGAGAAAGCCGCGGAAGCGGAACATCGAAGAGGAGCGGTTCGCACGTGCGGCCGAGGAGGAGCTGCTTGACCGCAAATGTTCTGTCCATCAACGGGTGTTTTAAAAAAATAAGGATGAAAGGGGAGAAAATTCATGTCGATTGTACCGGTATGGCTTATGATGTGGATGGAACGGACGGGCGATTCGACTTGACTCGGGATAAAGGAGTGTAGCGCATGCTGCGCGTGCTGTTGTTGACGGTCGAATTTCACCAATTGTTCAAAATGTGGCGGAAGCGTTCCCCATCTTCTTTGGTAAAATAAAAATAAACGAGAAGGCCAAGGAGGGAACGGGGATGTTCGCCATCGTCATGGCAGTTGTGATTACGGCGTCGATCGCGCTTGTCGTCGCCGCGGAAGTGAGCGCCGAAGCAGGAGTGTAACAAGGGCGGCCTCCTGTCTGCGATGGGAGGGGAACAGCAGACGGGCTGCGCAAAAGAGCTGATCGTTTTGTTCATCGATGCGGGTGATACGGTTGCCACAGCCGGCTTCGTTAAGGGCCGGCTGAATTTTTTTGTCCAGACACGGACAACGGCCCCCCCTGCATATACATAACGGTAGGCGGTTTCCGCCGATGACAGCAGGCGGGGGTGAGAGCATGTCCGGCATTTTTTCGGCGTTTGCGTTTTTGTTGAAAGAGATGACGTTTCTCGTCTCGTACATTAAAAACAATGCGTTTCCCCAGCCGTTAAGCCCGAAAGAAGAGGAAAAATATTTGGAACTGATGGCCAAAGGCGATGAGCAGGCCCGCAACCGGCTCATCGAACATAATTTGCGCCTCGTCGCTCATATTGTGAAAAAGTTTGAAAATACAGGGGAAGAAGTCGAAGATTTGATTTCGATTGGGACGATCGGTTTGATTAAGGCGATTGAAAGCTATTCATCTGGCAAGGGGACGAAACTCGCGACATACGCAGCCCGCTGTATTGAAAATGAGATCCTGATGCACTTGCGCTCATTGAAAAAAACGCGCAAAGACGTTTCCCTTCATGAACCGATCGGTCAAGACAAAGAAGGAAATGAAATTAGCCTGCTTGATATTTTAAAATCAGAAGGGCAAGATATCGTCGATGAAATCCAGCTGAACATGGAGCTCGAGCAAGTAAAAAAATATATTAGCGTGCTTGATGAGCGGGAAAAAGAAGTGATCGTCAACCGGTTTGGTCTCGGCCGCCAGCGAGAGAAAACGCAGCGCGAAATCGCCAAAGAGCTCGGCATTTCAAGAAGCTACGTCTCGCGCATCGAAAAACGGGCATTAATGAAAATGTTTCATGAGTTTTACCGGCAGGAAAAAGAAAAACGACGGTCATAAAACTCGGGAATGAGGCAGGCGCCTGATCGGCGGCCTGTTTTCTTTTGTTTATATGGCGGAGTTGCGGCAAAGCGCCTAATTGGAAAAAGCGGCCGGATCAAAAGCCGCTTTTTCCGGTTTCTTTATAAAATAGTTGCCGGCCCGCGTACTGTCAGCTATATTTATAATGGAACATCATTTCGCCAAATTTCGATTAAATGAGGGACGAATGTGAAACGTTGGATCATCATCGCGCTTTTACTCGCTTTAGGGTTGTGGCTTTTGCCGTACAGCGTGCCGCTTCTATTGGCGCTTGCCACCGCCCTTTTGTTAGAGCCGTCTATTCGCCGCTTGCAAGAGAGTTATCAGTTGAAGCGTGCGCATGCCGTGACGGTCATTTTTTCGTTATTTTTAGTGATCGTCGGGTTTTCGCTTTACTTTTTAATCGTCATTCTCGTTCAGCAAGTAATGGCGCTCTCGCAAAAGCTCCCTTACGTGCTAAGCGAAACAACAAAAGTGCTCGACCACCTCATCCAAACGTGGCAGTCATATTCCAGCTCAATTCCGCAAGAAATCATTGATTCATTGGAGCGCGGCGTCAATACGGTGCAACAAATGTTGCTGTCGTTTGCGACGAATTTGACGCAGTCGCTCGTCCATTATATTGCTGCGATCCCGGCGTTTTTTATTCACTTTTTAGTTTATTTAGTCGCCCTTTTTCTTATTTGTCTCGATTTGCCACAGTTGAAACAAGGAATCAAACGTTATTTGTCAGAGCGTACTCATCAACGGCTTTCAATGGTCGTCACACAGTTGAGCAAGGCGGGAGTTGGCTTTATTAAAGCTCAGTTTTTATTCAGTTTAGTTACGTTTTTCCTTGCGCTGGCCGGCCTGTTAATATTGGGCGTTGACTATGCTGCTTTAATGGCATTCATCATCGTCGTCGTCGACATTTTGCCGATTTTAGGGACCGGTTCGGTGCTCGTTCCGTGGGGCATCATCAGCATTGCTAGCGGTGATAACACACTCGGCATCGGGCTGATCGTTCTGTTTGTCGTCATTACTGTCGTGCGCCGGATCATCGAGCCGAAAGTGTTTTCGACCAATCTAGGCATTTCCCCGCTTGCGGCGCTCGTCAGCGTCTACCTCGGCTTTCAGCTGCTCGGCTTCATCGGGCTGTTCGTCGGCCCGGTTGTTGTTATTTTAGTTGAGACGCTCGTCAAAGCAGGGGTCATGAAATGGACGATCAAGCTATAACCAAGCCGGCTTCCGCCGGCTTGGTTTATTCGGAAGGATGAGGGCAAGGGAGGCTGGTTTTGCCGTTTCTATATCCATTTTTGTGAATAAAAGGGAACACAAGGATACAATGGACGGCAACGGATAAGGTGCGGCCGGCGGAAGGTGAAAAGACCGCCTTGATGGATGGCGGTCTTTTCCTGGCGGGCAGTTATGGATGGTTGAGCTCGGTGCGCGGCAAAATTAAAATTTCGACACGCCGGTTTTTCATCCGCCCGGCAGCGGTGGCGTTGGAGGCGATCGGCTTGTATTCGCCATACCCTTTGGCGCTGAAATAGCGCGGATCGAGTTGCTTGTTTTCAAGCAGCACTTTCATGAAATTGACGGCGCGCATGACGCTCAGCTCCCAGTTGGAAGCAAATTTCTCATTATGGATCGGCACGTTGTCCGTATGGCCGCTGATGATGATATTGCGCGGCGGGTTCATGACGAGCAAAGTGGAGATTTCCGCCGCAAGACGCCGGTCTTTCATGTGCACTTCGGCGCTGCCGGAGTCGAATAAAATGTCGTCTAAAATGGTGATGGCGAGCCCTTCGTCAGTCAACGATGTTTGCAGTTTTCCACCGAGCTTGTTTTCTCGAATGTAGACGTCGATCTTTTCTTTTACTTGCGCCAGCCCTTCTTTTTCCTGCTCACTCACGGCTGGGGAAGGCTGCTTTTCTTGTTGCCGCCCTTCTTCATCTTGGGCTGGCGGGGTGATTGGCTCCACCGGGCTTTGAAATTCGAGAACACCCGTTCCGCCGGCAAAAGCGTTACTGAAGGCGCGCGCGATTTCCTGAAACTTTTTTTGGTCAATTTGGCTGCTTGCAAACAAGACGATGAACAAAGCAAGCAAGAGCGTCAGTAAATCCGCGTACGGAATAAGCCATGATTCATTTATATGCTCGTCGTGTTCGTTCTTTTTTTTCTTACCCATTGACCGTTTCCCCTTGTGTCAGCACGTGGCGCCGCTCGCTTTCCGGCAAATACGAAGCAAGTTTCTGCTCGATCATGCGCGGGGCTTGTCCTTCCAAAATGGACAGCACCCCTTCAATCATGATGTAGCGCACTTTCGCTTCTTCTTTCGATTTCCGCCGCAACTTGTTGGCGAACGGATGCCAAAGCACGTAGCCGGTGAAAATCCCGAGCATTGTAGCGACGAATGCGGCGCTGATCGCCTGGCCGAGCTCAGCGATATTTTCCATGTTTCCAAGCGCGGCGATCAAGCCGATGACAGCGCCGAGCACCCCGAGTGTCGGCGCATATGTGCCGGCTTGCGTAAAAATGGCGGCGTTCGCTTCGTGCCGCTCTTCCATGGCCGCGATCTCTTCTGTCATCACATCGCGAATGAACTCTTGCGTCTGCCCGTCGATCGCCATGCTGAGCCCGTTGCGCAAAAACGGATCGTTGATGTCGTCCAGCTTCGCTTCAAGCGCCAGCAGTCCTTCGCGGCGGGCGACGTTCGCCCAGTCGACGAACAGCGGAATGAGCTGCTCGACCGTCGGGGTCGCCGGTTTGGTAAAAATGATTTTTAACAGCTTCGGCACTTTTTTAATTTCTTGCGTCGGAAAGGCGATCGTGACCGCTGCGGCTGTCCCGACGAGAATAATTAAAAGGGCGGCCGGATTGATTAGCACAGACGGCGATACGCCTTTAAAGTACATGCCGAGTCCAACAGCGATCACGCCCAAGATGACGCCGACGACTGATGTTTTATCCAAATTGATCCCCCCGCTCTTTCAGTGAAAACGATCTATGTTGCTTTTGTTTTATGAAGAAACCATATTTATCATATACTGAATAGAGAAGGTTGAAAAGGGAAAAAGGTGTGACTTCGGACATAAAAAAGCCGCCCGATCCATATGCCATTGGAAAGGGACAGCCCCAGCGATGGTCATATTTTTTTCAGTTTAAACGTTCCGACCATTAAAAACGATAAGATCAGCGCTAAAAACATAAACGATTGCGGCGGAAGGTACGGAATGGCCAAATAGCCTAACGTCATCAGCACCCCGGCTGCTGTAATCGGCAGCCCGGCAAAATAGCCGTTGTTC
Proteins encoded in this region:
- a CDS encoding YrhC family protein, whose translation is MTERQRNELRAKAGDFKTYSLVLFALGAFFYLGTIIPGALETAKKPFALLAVSGCLAAALYCSRRAARYACQLEEEENPFEP
- the motA gene encoding flagellar motor stator protein MotA, with translation MDKTSVVGVILGVIAVGLGMYFKGVSPSVLINPAALLIILVGTAAAVTIAFPTQEIKKVPKLLKIIFTKPATPTVEQLIPLFVDWANVARREGLLALEAKLDDINDPFLRNGLSMAIDGQTQEFIRDVMTEEIAAMEERHEANAAIFTQAGTYAPTLGVLGAVIGLIAALGNMENIAELGQAISAAFVATMLGIFTGYVLWHPFANKLRRKSKEEAKVRYIMIEGVLSILEGQAPRMIEQKLASYLPESERRHVLTQGETVNG
- the ytvI gene encoding sporulation integral membrane protein YtvI; this encodes MKRWIIIALLLALGLWLLPYSVPLLLALATALLLEPSIRRLQESYQLKRAHAVTVIFSLFLVIVGFSLYFLIVILVQQVMALSQKLPYVLSETTKVLDHLIQTWQSYSSSIPQEIIDSLERGVNTVQQMLLSFATNLTQSLVHYIAAIPAFFIHFLVYLVALFLICLDLPQLKQGIKRYLSERTHQRLSMVVTQLSKAGVGFIKAQFLFSLVTFFLALAGLLILGVDYAALMAFIIVVVDILPILGTGSVLVPWGIISIASGDNTLGIGLIVLFVVITVVRRIIEPKVFSTNLGISPLAALVSVYLGFQLLGFIGLFVGPVVVILVETLVKAGVMKWTIKL
- a CDS encoding YrzI family small protein, with the protein product MTIHLFFITITIERRKPRKRNIEEERFARAAEEELLDRKCSVHQRVF
- the motB gene encoding flagellar motor protein MotB — protein: MGKKKKNEHDEHINESWLIPYADLLTLLLALFIVLFASSQIDQKKFQEIARAFSNAFAGGTGVLEFQSPVEPITPPAQDEEGRQQEKQPSPAVSEQEKEGLAQVKEKIDVYIRENKLGGKLQTSLTDEGLAITILDDILFDSGSAEVHMKDRRLAAEISTLLVMNPPRNIIISGHTDNVPIHNEKFASNWELSVMRAVNFMKVLLENKQLDPRYFSAKGYGEYKPIASNATAAGRMKNRRVEILILPRTELNHP
- the sigK gene encoding RNA polymerase sporulation sigma factor SigK, which produces MSGIFSAFAFLLKEMTFLVSYIKNNAFPQPLSPKEEEKYLELMAKGDEQARNRLIEHNLRLVAHIVKKFENTGEEVEDLISIGTIGLIKAIESYSSGKGTKLATYAARCIENEILMHLRSLKKTRKDVSLHEPIGQDKEGNEISLLDILKSEGQDIVDEIQLNMELEQVKKYISVLDEREKEVIVNRFGLGRQREKTQREIAKELGISRSYVSRIEKRALMKMFHEFYRQEKEKRRS
- a CDS encoding bifunctional cystathionine gamma-lyase/homocysteine desulfhydrase; amino-acid sequence: MRRKTLLIHGGIPGDPHTGAVSVPIYQVSTYKQEKVGKHKGFEYSRTGNPTRAALEKLIADLEGGEAGFAFASGMAAITAVMMLFDSGDHIVLTDDVYGGTYRVMANVFNRFGLEATFVDTSDIANIEAHIRPNTKAIYIETPTNPLLKITDLQAAAAIARAHGLRLIVDNTFSTPYFQTPLELGADIVIHSATKYLGGHSDVVAGLAVVRTAELAERLHYVQNATGGILGPQDSWLLMRGIKTLGVRMEEHEQNARAIAAFLAEHQAVTRVYYPGLPEHPNHELAKKQMRGFGGMISFDVGSLERAETVLSRVRFFTLAESLGAVESLISLPGKMTHASIPKERREQLGITDGLIRLSIGLEDVNDLLDDLAQALG